The Neovison vison isolate M4711 chromosome 10, ASM_NN_V1, whole genome shotgun sequence genome has a segment encoding these proteins:
- the SH2D2A gene encoding SH2 domain-containing protein 2A isoform X1, whose protein sequence is MEFPLTQLCPQGTSRAPPPTFSTFQPMELPRRGCREVALLQAPKAEEDQPNPRVTAVHTAVSGTPAGTASSLAPIPPPAPPQPPGAASSPEDAGKAEEGPEEGGPSLQAETRAWFQKTQAHWLLQRGAAPAWFHGFITRREAERLLEPKPEGCYLVRFSESAVTFVLTYRSRTRCRHFLLAQLQDGRHVVLGEDSAHARLQDLLRHYTACPLSPYGEMLTEPLIRQTPEPAGLSLSTEGSDPGSKDPPPQYSPIVKKLQNVTPTQKEGTGEQKEPPRPKPPVPAKPQLPPEVYTTPAPRPRPAPPPKPSNHIYQEPDEAIAFYAMGRGSPGEAPGNVYAEVEAEAPPGAGGAPCVLGHPALRKCRSRPVPGGQNLGGRSPYSENAVPGQGPPVPHQPLPSWGHTLPHKLSRQRAEDGGQAWLPLGPPQ, encoded by the exons ATGGAGTTCCCCCTGACCCAGCTATGCCCCCAAG GGACCAGcagagcccctcccccaaccttcaGCACCTTCCAGCCCATGGAATTGCCCCGCAGGGGTTGCCGGGAAGTGGCCTTGCTCCAGGCCCCAAAGGCTGAGGAGGACCAGCCGAACCCCAGGGTCACGGCTGTCCACACTGCGGTGAGCGGGACCCCGGCCGGCACAGCGTCCTCCTtggctcccatccccccaccg GCACCTCCTCAACCCCCAGGGGCTGCCTCCAGCCCAGAGGATGCTGGGAAGGCCGAGGAGGGGCCGGAGGAAGGCGGCCCGTCCCTGCAGGCCGAGACCCGGGCGTGGTTCCAGAAGACCCAGGCCCACTGGCTTCTGCAGCGCGGGGCAGCCCCTGCCTGGTTCCACGGCTTCATCACCCGGAG ggaggcagagaggctgcTGGAGCCCAAGCCTGAGGGATGCTACTTGGTGCGGTTCAGTGAGAGCGCTGTGACCTTCGTGCTGACCTACAG GAGCCGGACTCGCTGCCGCCACTTCCTGCTGGCCCAGCTCCAGGACGGGCGCCACGTGGTGCTGGGCGAGGACAGCGCCCATGCGCGGCTCCAGGACCTGCTGCGACACTACACGGCGTGCCCGCTCAGCCCCTACGGGGAGATGCTCACCGAGCCCCTCATCCGCCAG ACGCCTGAGCCAGCAGGACTTTCCCTGAGCACAGAAGGGTCAGACCCTGGAAGCAAGGACCCACCCCCTCAGTACAGCCCGATCGTCAAGAAGTTGCAGAACGTGACCCCCACGCAGAAGGAGGGGACCGGGGAGCAGAAGGAG CCGCCCAGGCCCAAGCCTCCCGTGCCCGCCAAGCCTCAGCTGCCCCCCGAAGTCTACACGACCCCGGCCCCGaggccccgcccggccccgccccccaaGCCCTCCAACCACATCTACCAGGAGCCCGACGAAGCCATCGCCTTCTACGCCATGGGGCGCGGCAGCCCCGGCGAAGCCCCCGGCAACGTCTACGCGGAGGTGGAGGCGGAGGCGCCGCCAGGCGCTGGGGGCGCGCCCTGCGTCCTCGGGCACCCGGCCCTGCGCAAGTGCAGGTCCAGGCCCGTCCCCGGAGGCCAG AACCTAGGCGGCCGGTCACCGTACTCGGAGAATGCTGTGCCTGGACAAGGCCCTCCTGTGCCCCACCAGCCCCTGCCCAGCTGGGGACACACCCTCCCCCACAAGCTTTCTAGACAGAGGGCAGAGGACGGAGGACAGGCATGGCTTCCCCTGGGGCCTCCTCAGTAG
- the SH2D2A gene encoding SH2 domain-containing protein 2A isoform X3, whose product MEFPLTQLCPQGTSRAPPPTFSTFQPMELPRRGCREVALLQAPPQPPGAASSPEDAGKAEEGPEEGGPSLQAETRAWFQKTQAHWLLQRGAAPAWFHGFITRREAERLLEPKPEGCYLVRFSESAVTFVLTYRSRTRCRHFLLAQLQDGRHVVLGEDSAHARLQDLLRHYTACPLSPYGEMLTEPLIRQTPEPAGLSLSTEGSDPGSKDPPPQYSPIVKKLQNVTPTQKEGTGEQKEPPRPKPPVPAKPQLPPEVYTTPAPRPRPAPPPKPSNHIYQEPDEAIAFYAMGRGSPGEAPGNVYAEVEAEAPPGAGGAPCVLGHPALRKCRSRPVPGGQNLGGRSPYSENAVPGQGPPVPHQPLPSWGHTLPHKLSRQRAEDGGQAWLPLGPPQ is encoded by the exons ATGGAGTTCCCCCTGACCCAGCTATGCCCCCAAG GGACCAGcagagcccctcccccaaccttcaGCACCTTCCAGCCCATGGAATTGCCCCGCAGGGGTTGCCGGGAAGTGGCCTTGCTCCAG GCACCTCCTCAACCCCCAGGGGCTGCCTCCAGCCCAGAGGATGCTGGGAAGGCCGAGGAGGGGCCGGAGGAAGGCGGCCCGTCCCTGCAGGCCGAGACCCGGGCGTGGTTCCAGAAGACCCAGGCCCACTGGCTTCTGCAGCGCGGGGCAGCCCCTGCCTGGTTCCACGGCTTCATCACCCGGAG ggaggcagagaggctgcTGGAGCCCAAGCCTGAGGGATGCTACTTGGTGCGGTTCAGTGAGAGCGCTGTGACCTTCGTGCTGACCTACAG GAGCCGGACTCGCTGCCGCCACTTCCTGCTGGCCCAGCTCCAGGACGGGCGCCACGTGGTGCTGGGCGAGGACAGCGCCCATGCGCGGCTCCAGGACCTGCTGCGACACTACACGGCGTGCCCGCTCAGCCCCTACGGGGAGATGCTCACCGAGCCCCTCATCCGCCAG ACGCCTGAGCCAGCAGGACTTTCCCTGAGCACAGAAGGGTCAGACCCTGGAAGCAAGGACCCACCCCCTCAGTACAGCCCGATCGTCAAGAAGTTGCAGAACGTGACCCCCACGCAGAAGGAGGGGACCGGGGAGCAGAAGGAG CCGCCCAGGCCCAAGCCTCCCGTGCCCGCCAAGCCTCAGCTGCCCCCCGAAGTCTACACGACCCCGGCCCCGaggccccgcccggccccgccccccaaGCCCTCCAACCACATCTACCAGGAGCCCGACGAAGCCATCGCCTTCTACGCCATGGGGCGCGGCAGCCCCGGCGAAGCCCCCGGCAACGTCTACGCGGAGGTGGAGGCGGAGGCGCCGCCAGGCGCTGGGGGCGCGCCCTGCGTCCTCGGGCACCCGGCCCTGCGCAAGTGCAGGTCCAGGCCCGTCCCCGGAGGCCAG AACCTAGGCGGCCGGTCACCGTACTCGGAGAATGCTGTGCCTGGACAAGGCCCTCCTGTGCCCCACCAGCCCCTGCCCAGCTGGGGACACACCCTCCCCCACAAGCTTTCTAGACAGAGGGCAGAGGACGGAGGACAGGCATGGCTTCCCCTGGGGCCTCCTCAGTAG
- the SH2D2A gene encoding SH2 domain-containing protein 2A isoform X2 — MEFPLTQLCPQGTSRAPPPTFSTFQPMELPRRGCREVALLQAPPQPPGAASSPEDAGKAEEGPEEGGPSLQAETRAWFQKTQAHWLLQRGAAPAWFHGFITRRAPPPVFLAHREAERLLEPKPEGCYLVRFSESAVTFVLTYRSRTRCRHFLLAQLQDGRHVVLGEDSAHARLQDLLRHYTACPLSPYGEMLTEPLIRQTPEPAGLSLSTEGSDPGSKDPPPQYSPIVKKLQNVTPTQKEGTGEQKEPPRPKPPVPAKPQLPPEVYTTPAPRPRPAPPPKPSNHIYQEPDEAIAFYAMGRGSPGEAPGNVYAEVEAEAPPGAGGAPCVLGHPALRKCRSRPVPGGQNLGGRSPYSENAVPGQGPPVPHQPLPSWGHTLPHKLSRQRAEDGGQAWLPLGPPQ; from the exons ATGGAGTTCCCCCTGACCCAGCTATGCCCCCAAG GGACCAGcagagcccctcccccaaccttcaGCACCTTCCAGCCCATGGAATTGCCCCGCAGGGGTTGCCGGGAAGTGGCCTTGCTCCAG GCACCTCCTCAACCCCCAGGGGCTGCCTCCAGCCCAGAGGATGCTGGGAAGGCCGAGGAGGGGCCGGAGGAAGGCGGCCCGTCCCTGCAGGCCGAGACCCGGGCGTGGTTCCAGAAGACCCAGGCCCACTGGCTTCTGCAGCGCGGGGCAGCCCCTGCCTGGTTCCACGGCTTCATCACCCGGAG GGCACCTCCACCAG TCTTCCTCGcccacagggaggcagagaggctgcTGGAGCCCAAGCCTGAGGGATGCTACTTGGTGCGGTTCAGTGAGAGCGCTGTGACCTTCGTGCTGACCTACAG GAGCCGGACTCGCTGCCGCCACTTCCTGCTGGCCCAGCTCCAGGACGGGCGCCACGTGGTGCTGGGCGAGGACAGCGCCCATGCGCGGCTCCAGGACCTGCTGCGACACTACACGGCGTGCCCGCTCAGCCCCTACGGGGAGATGCTCACCGAGCCCCTCATCCGCCAG ACGCCTGAGCCAGCAGGACTTTCCCTGAGCACAGAAGGGTCAGACCCTGGAAGCAAGGACCCACCCCCTCAGTACAGCCCGATCGTCAAGAAGTTGCAGAACGTGACCCCCACGCAGAAGGAGGGGACCGGGGAGCAGAAGGAG CCGCCCAGGCCCAAGCCTCCCGTGCCCGCCAAGCCTCAGCTGCCCCCCGAAGTCTACACGACCCCGGCCCCGaggccccgcccggccccgccccccaaGCCCTCCAACCACATCTACCAGGAGCCCGACGAAGCCATCGCCTTCTACGCCATGGGGCGCGGCAGCCCCGGCGAAGCCCCCGGCAACGTCTACGCGGAGGTGGAGGCGGAGGCGCCGCCAGGCGCTGGGGGCGCGCCCTGCGTCCTCGGGCACCCGGCCCTGCGCAAGTGCAGGTCCAGGCCCGTCCCCGGAGGCCAG AACCTAGGCGGCCGGTCACCGTACTCGGAGAATGCTGTGCCTGGACAAGGCCCTCCTGTGCCCCACCAGCCCCTGCCCAGCTGGGGACACACCCTCCCCCACAAGCTTTCTAGACAGAGGGCAGAGGACGGAGGACAGGCATGGCTTCCCCTGGGGCCTCCTCAGTAG